In Equus caballus isolate H_3958 breed thoroughbred chromosome 25, TB-T2T, whole genome shotgun sequence, one DNA window encodes the following:
- the PTGES2 gene encoding prostaglandin E synthase 2 isoform X2, with product MPGTVLGTCYVDLKSILPLGAREARRQQLNDSSVIISALKTHLVSGQPLEDIITYYPPMKAMNDQGKEVTEFCNKYWLMLDEKEAQRMYSGKEARTEEMKWRQWADDWLVHLISPNVYRTPAEALASFDYIVREGKFGVVEGAVAKYMGAAAMYLISKRLKSRHHLQDDVRVDLYEAANKWVAAVGKDRPFMGGQKPNLADLAVYGVLRVMEGLEAFDDLMRHTHIQPWYLRVEKAIAEAPH from the exons atgcctggcacagtgcttggcacctgTTACGTAGATCTGAAGTCCATCCTGCCCCTCGGTGCCCGGGAGGCCAGGCGG CAACAACTGAATGACTCCTCTGTCATCATCAGCGCCCTCAAGACCCACCTGGTGTCGGG GCAGCCCCTGGAAGACATCATCACCTACTATCCGCCCATGAAGGCCATGAACGACCAGGGCAAGGAGGTGACCGAGTTCTGCAACAAGTACTGGCTCATGCTGGACGAGAAGGAGGCCCAGCGAATGTACAGTGGGAAGGAGGCGAGGAC GGAGGAGATGAAGTGGCGGCAGTGGGCGGACGACTGGCTGGTCCACCTGATCTCCCCCAACGTGTACCGCACGCCTGCCGAGGCCCTGGCCTCCTTCGACTACATTGTCAGGGAGGGCAAGTTCGGGGTCGTGGAGGGTGCTGTGGCCAAGTACATGGGTGCAGCTGCCATGTACCTCATCAGCAAGCGGCTCAAGAGCAG GCACCACCTCCAGGACGATGTGCGTGTGGACCTCTATGAGGCCGCCAACAAGTGGGTGGCAGCCGTGGGCAAAGACCGGCCCTTCATGGGGGGCCAAAAGCCGAACCTGGCTGATCTG GCTGTGTATGGCGTGCTGCGTGTGATGGAGGGCCTGGAGGCCTTCGACGACCTCATGCGCCACACCCACATCCAGCCCTGGTACCTGCGGGTGGAGAAGGCCATCGCTGAGGCCCCGCACTGA
- the SLC25A25 gene encoding mitochondrial adenyl nucleotide antiporter SLC25A25 isoform X3, protein MTAAPQQSLYKFAGPGCIPVLAARTCSRWWLSSQLPVTMLCLCLYVPVIGEAQTEFQYFESKGLPAELKSIFKLSVFIPSQEFSTYRQWKQKILQAGDKDLDGQLDFEEFVHYLQDHEKKLRLVFKSLDKKNDGRIDAQEIMQSLRDLGVKISEQQAEKILKSMDKNGTMTIDWNEWRDYHLLHPVENIPEIILYWKHSTIFDVGENLTVPDEFTVEERQTGMWWRHLVAGGGAGAVSRTCTAPLDRLKVLMQVHASRSNNMCIVGGFTQMVREGGARSLWRGNGINVLKIAPESAIKFMAYEQIKRLIGSDQETLRIHERLVAGSLAGAIAQSSIYPMEVLKTRMALRKTGQYSGMLDCARKILAREGMAAFYKGYVPNMLGIIPYAGIDLAVYETLKNAWLQRYAVNSADPGVFVLLACGTMSSTCGQLASYPLALVRTRMQAQASIEGAPEVTMSSLFRQILRTEGAFGLYRGLAPNFMKVIPAVSISYVVYENLKITLGVQSR, encoded by the exons ATGACAGCTGCGCCCCAGCAGAGCTTGTACAAGTTTGCCGGGCCAGGCTGCATTCCAGTTCTCGCCGCCAGAACTTGCTCCCGGTGGTGGCTGAGCAGCCAGCTCCCTGTCACCATGCTCTGCCTGTGCCTGTATGTGCCGGTCATCGGGGAGGCCCAGACCGAGTTCCAGTACTTCGAGTCCAAGGGGCTTCCCGCTGAGCTGAAGTCCATCTTCAAACTGAGTGTCTTTATCCCCTCCCAGGAGTTCTCCACCTACCGCCAGTGGAAGCAG AAAATTCTACAAGCTGGCGATAAAGACCTTGATGGGCAGCTAGACTTTGAAGAGTTTGTCCATTATCTCCAAGATCAcgagaagaaactgaggctggtgTTCAAGAGTTTGGACAAAAAGAATGACG GACGAATCGACGCTCAAGAGATCATGCAGTCCCTGCGGGACCTGGGGGTCAAGATATCTGAGCAGCAGGcagaaaaaattctcaaaag CATGGACAAAAATGGCACGATGACCATCGACTGGAACGAGTGGAGAGACTATCACCTTCTGCACCCCGTGGAGAATATCCCCGAGATCATCCTGTACTGGAAGCATTCCACG ATCTTTGATGTGGGTGAGAATCTGACGGTCCCTGATGAGTTCACGGTGGAGGAGAGGCAGACGGGGATGTGGTGGAGACACCTCGTGGCCGGAGGCGGCGCGGGGGCTGTCTCCAGAACCTGCACGGCCCCTCTGGACAGGCTCAAGGTGCTCATGCAG GTCCACGCCTCCCGCAGCAACAATATGTGCATCGTGGGCGGGTTCACCCAGATGGTTCGAGAGGGAGGGGCAAGGTCCCTCTGGCGGGGCAACGGCATCAACGTCCTCAAAATTGCTCCCGAGTCGGCCATCAAATTCATGGCCTATGAGCAG ATCAAGCGTCTTATTGGGAGTGACCAGGAGACTCTGAGGATTCACGAGAGACTTGTGGCAGGGTCCCTGGCAGGGGCCATCGCCCAGAGCAGCATCTACCCAATGGAG GTTCTGAAGACCCGGATGGCCCTGCGCAAGACAGGCCAGTACTCGGGCATGCTGGACTGTGCCAGGAAGATCTTGGCCAGAGAGGGGATGGCCGCCTTCTACAAAGGCTATGTTCCCAACATGCTAGGCATCATCCCCTATGCTGGGATAGACCTGGCTGTCTACGAG ACGCTCAAGAATGCCTGGCTGCAGCGCTACGCAGTGAACAGCGCAGACCCCGGTGTGTTTGTGCTCCTGGCTTGTGGCACCATGTCCAGCACCTGTGGCCAGCTGGCCAGCTACCCACTGGCCCTGGTCAGAACCCGGATGCAGGCCCAAG CCTCCATTGAGGGCGCTCCGGAGGTGACCATGAGCAGCCTCTTCAGACAGATCCTGCGGACTGAGGGGGCCTTTGGCCTGTaccgggggctggcccccaacttCATGAAGGTCATCCCAGCCGTGAGCATCAGCTATGTGGTGTACGAGAACCTGAAGATCACCCTGGGCGTGCAGTCGCGGTGA
- the PTGES2 gene encoding prostaglandin E synthase 2 isoform X1 codes for MAQAVRALWPCGRALAWGLAHRPPPRLPVQGRAGFAGTAGGPAATARKGSSRLLGAAALALGGALGLYHTARWHLRAQDLRAERSAVQLSLTGHLQLTLYQYKTCPFCSKVRAFLDFHALPYRVVEVNPVRKAEIKFSSYRKVPILLAQEGDSLQQLNDSSVIISALKTHLVSGQPLEDIITYYPPMKAMNDQGKEVTEFCNKYWLMLDEKEAQRMYSGKEARTEEMKWRQWADDWLVHLISPNVYRTPAEALASFDYIVREGKFGVVEGAVAKYMGAAAMYLISKRLKSRHHLQDDVRVDLYEAANKWVAAVGKDRPFMGGQKPNLADLAVYGVLRVMEGLEAFDDLMRHTHIQPWYLRVEKAIAEAPH; via the exons ATGGCCCAGGCTGTGCGGGCGCTGTGGCCCTGCGGGCGCGCTCtagcctgggggctggcccatcGCCCCCCGCCCCGACTTCCCGTGCAGGGCCGGGCCGGCTTCGCGGGGACGGCGGGAGGGCCCGCCGCCACCGCCCGCAAGGGGAGCTCGCGGCTCCTAGGGGCGGCGGCGCTGGCCCTGGGGGGCGCCCTGGGGCTGTACCACACGGCGCGGTGGCACCTGCGCGCCCAGGACCTCCGCGCCGAGCGCTCGGCCGTGCAG CTCTCCCTGACCGGCCACCTGCAGCTGACCCTGTACCAGTACAAAACGTGTCCCTTCTGCAGCAAGGTCCGCGCCTTCCTCGACTTCCACGCCCTGCCCTACCGGGTGGTGGAGGTAAACCCCGTGCGCAAGGCCGAGATCAAGTTCTCCTCCTACAGGAAGGTGCCCATCCTGTTGGCCCAGGAAGGAGACAGCTTG CAACAACTGAATGACTCCTCTGTCATCATCAGCGCCCTCAAGACCCACCTGGTGTCGGG GCAGCCCCTGGAAGACATCATCACCTACTATCCGCCCATGAAGGCCATGAACGACCAGGGCAAGGAGGTGACCGAGTTCTGCAACAAGTACTGGCTCATGCTGGACGAGAAGGAGGCCCAGCGAATGTACAGTGGGAAGGAGGCGAGGAC GGAGGAGATGAAGTGGCGGCAGTGGGCGGACGACTGGCTGGTCCACCTGATCTCCCCCAACGTGTACCGCACGCCTGCCGAGGCCCTGGCCTCCTTCGACTACATTGTCAGGGAGGGCAAGTTCGGGGTCGTGGAGGGTGCTGTGGCCAAGTACATGGGTGCAGCTGCCATGTACCTCATCAGCAAGCGGCTCAAGAGCAG GCACCACCTCCAGGACGATGTGCGTGTGGACCTCTATGAGGCCGCCAACAAGTGGGTGGCAGCCGTGGGCAAAGACCGGCCCTTCATGGGGGGCCAAAAGCCGAACCTGGCTGATCTG GCTGTGTATGGCGTGCTGCGTGTGATGGAGGGCCTGGAGGCCTTCGACGACCTCATGCGCCACACCCACATCCAGCCCTGGTACCTGCGGGTGGAGAAGGCCATCGCTGAGGCCCCGCACTGA
- the SLC25A25 gene encoding mitochondrial adenyl nucleotide antiporter SLC25A25 isoform X1 translates to MLCLCLYVPVIGEAQTEFQYFESKGLPAELKSIFKLSVFIPSQEFSTYRQWKQKILQAGDKDLDGQLDFEEFVHYLQDHEKKLRLVFKSLDKKNDGRIDAQEIMQSLRDLGVKISEQQAEKILKRIRTGHFWGPVTYMDKNGTMTIDWNEWRDYHLLHPVENIPEIILYWKHSTIFDVGENLTVPDEFTVEERQTGMWWRHLVAGGGAGAVSRTCTAPLDRLKVLMQVHASRSNNMCIVGGFTQMVREGGARSLWRGNGINVLKIAPESAIKFMAYEQIKRLIGSDQETLRIHERLVAGSLAGAIAQSSIYPMEVLKTRMALRKTGQYSGMLDCARKILAREGMAAFYKGYVPNMLGIIPYAGIDLAVYETLKNAWLQRYAVNSADPGVFVLLACGTMSSTCGQLASYPLALVRTRMQAQASIEGAPEVTMSSLFRQILRTEGAFGLYRGLAPNFMKVIPAVSISYVVYENLKITLGVQSR, encoded by the exons ATGCTCTGCCTGTGCCTGTATGTGCCGGTCATCGGGGAGGCCCAGACCGAGTTCCAGTACTTCGAGTCCAAGGGGCTTCCCGCTGAGCTGAAGTCCATCTTCAAACTGAGTGTCTTTATCCCCTCCCAGGAGTTCTCCACCTACCGCCAGTGGAAGCAG AAAATTCTACAAGCTGGCGATAAAGACCTTGATGGGCAGCTAGACTTTGAAGAGTTTGTCCATTATCTCCAAGATCAcgagaagaaactgaggctggtgTTCAAGAGTTTGGACAAAAAGAATGACG GACGAATCGACGCTCAAGAGATCATGCAGTCCCTGCGGGACCTGGGGGTCAAGATATCTGAGCAGCAGGcagaaaaaattctcaaaag AATACGAACGGGCCACTTCTGGGGCCCTGTCACCTA CATGGACAAAAATGGCACGATGACCATCGACTGGAACGAGTGGAGAGACTATCACCTTCTGCACCCCGTGGAGAATATCCCCGAGATCATCCTGTACTGGAAGCATTCCACG ATCTTTGATGTGGGTGAGAATCTGACGGTCCCTGATGAGTTCACGGTGGAGGAGAGGCAGACGGGGATGTGGTGGAGACACCTCGTGGCCGGAGGCGGCGCGGGGGCTGTCTCCAGAACCTGCACGGCCCCTCTGGACAGGCTCAAGGTGCTCATGCAG GTCCACGCCTCCCGCAGCAACAATATGTGCATCGTGGGCGGGTTCACCCAGATGGTTCGAGAGGGAGGGGCAAGGTCCCTCTGGCGGGGCAACGGCATCAACGTCCTCAAAATTGCTCCCGAGTCGGCCATCAAATTCATGGCCTATGAGCAG ATCAAGCGTCTTATTGGGAGTGACCAGGAGACTCTGAGGATTCACGAGAGACTTGTGGCAGGGTCCCTGGCAGGGGCCATCGCCCAGAGCAGCATCTACCCAATGGAG GTTCTGAAGACCCGGATGGCCCTGCGCAAGACAGGCCAGTACTCGGGCATGCTGGACTGTGCCAGGAAGATCTTGGCCAGAGAGGGGATGGCCGCCTTCTACAAAGGCTATGTTCCCAACATGCTAGGCATCATCCCCTATGCTGGGATAGACCTGGCTGTCTACGAG ACGCTCAAGAATGCCTGGCTGCAGCGCTACGCAGTGAACAGCGCAGACCCCGGTGTGTTTGTGCTCCTGGCTTGTGGCACCATGTCCAGCACCTGTGGCCAGCTGGCCAGCTACCCACTGGCCCTGGTCAGAACCCGGATGCAGGCCCAAG CCTCCATTGAGGGCGCTCCGGAGGTGACCATGAGCAGCCTCTTCAGACAGATCCTGCGGACTGAGGGGGCCTTTGGCCTGTaccgggggctggcccccaacttCATGAAGGTCATCCCAGCCGTGAGCATCAGCTATGTGGTGTACGAGAACCTGAAGATCACCCTGGGCGTGCAGTCGCGGTGA